A stretch of DNA from Selenomonadales bacterium:
AGTGAGAAACGGCGCTAAGTTGATTGTGGTTGACCCGCGGCAGACTAAATTTGCTAGGGCTGCCTCTATACATTTGCAGCTGAAACCGGGCACAGATGTGGCTCTTTGCAATGGCCTTGCCCACGTCATAATTAAGGAAGGTCTTGAGGCGAAGGAGTACGTCGCTAATCGCACCCACGGCTTCGAAAACCTAAAAAAGATGGTGGCGAAATATACGCCGGAGTATGTATCGGTAATTACCGGCGTGCCGGCTGAAAAGATTATTGCTGCCGCCCGGATCTTTGCGCAAGCCGATGTTGCTTCAATTTTCTATTGTATGGGGGTGACGCAACACACTTCCGGGACAGAGAATGTGTTGGCATTAGCCAACCTCTCACTCTTGACCGGCAATCTTGGCAAAGCTCACGGCGGCATGAATCCCCTGCGCGGGCAAAACAATGTGCAGGGAGCTTGTGACATGGGCTGTCTGCCGAACGTGCTTCCCGGGTATCAGCCGGTGCACAGCGACCGTGACACGGGCACCTATTGGCAACGCGTCAAAAAATCCGGCCCGTCTGAAGAGCAGGATGATTGCGAGCAGTCTAAGGAGACTATTACCAGTGTGGAACTCGAACAGCCTATCCCGGTTAGCGCAAGCGTCAGCGACTATGTGCGGGCTAAGTTCTCTAAGGCTTGGAGCGTGGAACTGTCTGATGTGCCGGGTCGGACCATTGCCGAGATGTTTCACTTCCTGCCGAGCAGGCGCAATCAGGTCATGTACATTGTAGGCGAAAACCCTATGGTTTCTAGCCCGAATGTTGATATTGTCCGTGAATCCTTGATAGGGATGGATTTTGTCATCGTCCAGGACATCTTTTTTACTGAAACTGCCGAATATGCCGATGTCGTTTTGCCGGCCGCGTCTTTTGCCGAAAAAGACGGGACTTTTATCAACACGGAAAGAAGAGTGCAGCTGATTCGCAAGGCAGTAAATCCACCCGGCGAGAGCAAGGCCGACTGGGAAATCCTGCAGGAGTTAGCCAATAGGTTTGGTTTGAACTGGAACTATAGCAACACTAAAGAGATCTGGGACGAAGTTATGCAGTTAACGCCGCATTATTTCGGCGGCATGAGCTATGAACGGCTGGAAAAGGGAGGCCTGCAATGGCCGTGTCCTACACCGGAACATCCCGGCACTGCTTTTTTGCATAAAGATAAGTTTTCGCGTGGGATTGGCCAGTTTTCGACGGTGGAATACAGGCCACGGGCGGCAGAAGCTGCCGACAACGAGTTCCCCTTCATTTTGACTACCAGCCGTCAGCTGTATCATTTCCACACGCGCACGATGACGGGCAAAAGCGAGGGCTTAAACCAGCTTTTAAGCGAGGAGTTGATGCAAATCAATCCGGCAGACGCAGCAGCGCTTCAGCTGTATGATGGGGACTTGGTTATTGTCACATCGCGCAGGGGCTCAATTAAGTCAAAGGTCCAACTAAGTGAGCAAGTACCGCCGGGCCTAGTATCGATGAGTTTCCATTTTGCCGATACGCCGGTCAATGTACTCACGGATCCTGCAGTCTGCAATATGTCGGTAGTCTCAGGACTTAAAGTGACGGCGGTAAGATTAGAGAAGGCGGAACGCCTGTAAGACGTGTGCTTTAGGCTCTTATGCGTCCTTCTCCACTGTAAATGTTCATTCTGTTACCCCGAGCAAAACCAACCAGGGTGACATTAAGACGCAGCGCCAGCTCAATCGCCAGGGCGGTGGGGGCTGAACGCGACACAATCATCGGGATGCTCTGCTTGGCAGCCTTGAGCAAAATCTCGGAGGAAAGCCTGCCACTGGTCAAGAGCAGCTTATCAGCGAGATTGAGTCTTTTTGCTAAGGCCTCACCGAGCAACTTGTCAACAGCGCTGTGACGGCCAATGTCCTCATGAAAGAGCAGGATTTCTTCTGTGGAACAAATGGCGCCGCTGTGCACTCCGCCTGTTTCTTGGAAGAGTAGAGAACCCTTATTAAAACGGGACACCAAAGAAAGGATATCCGCGGCGCATACAATCATTGCCGTATCGTTACGCCGACAGGACTGAAGCACCTCGAGGTAAATCTCGCCCTTACCGCAACCTGTGGTTAGGGCTTTTTCGCGCGTATCCGGGGAGAACGGAACCGCCAGCGAAACCTTGGCGATCAAGTTGCTCTCATCTATCTCTATGCTTGAAACGTCCAGAAGCGCATGGATTACACCGCTTGAAAGGAGATAGCCTAGCACCAAGTATTCGATGGCAGCGGGAGTACACATGAGAGTGGCATATCTGTGCCCGTTGACACGAATACTCAATGGAGCCTCATCTACAACAAGATCAGTTCCCCAAGTTGTCTGGCCCGCATCAATCTTCGTGATCTTGACAGACTTAGTCCTTGTCAAGTGTTCTACATCCTTTCGTAGCCAGACTTGTGGTGAGGGCGAGCAGGTCACTAGGGGTGTTGATGTTAGCGAACATGGACCAATCCTGGCTAAAGCGCCTCGCTGTCTCCTCGTCAACGAGTACGGCATTCTGGGACCGCAGGAATTCTGTAAGGCTTTTTCTCCCTGTAGCCACAAAGACACGGATAGGGTCTATCAGCGATCGGTTATAGAAGCCGTTAAAAGGTTCCATCCGGCAGCCAACGGCAGTGACCAAGGCAGAGATCTCCCGGTCAGGGGAGGGAAGCCGACTCTGCAGGAACGATACATAGTCCATGTTAAGGTGTGGCATGTCACAGGCCAGCACGTAACTGTACCTACTCTTCGCAGCCTGTAGCCCGGCATGAATGCCGCCTAGGGGACCAAACCCCACCAATTCGTCGCTTACCACTTCAAGCTTTTTTGTGTCGCTACCCGCTAGCGTATTGCTAACTACAATGACCTGAGCGAATCGCATGCGCAAAGTGTCATAGAGATAATACAAGAGGCGCTCGCCATTGATGACAAGGTCCTCTTTGCCAAAGCCCATTCTGGTACTGCGACCGCCAGCCAGAATAATGGCTGTACCGGTTTCTTCCATTGTCTACACTCCTCGAGAAGATTTACCTGCTTAAAACCCCCTATGTCTGGCGAATAATTTGGGTTCCCTTCATGGCCATTATACTACAGAAGTAGAACAGGGCCATGCCAATAATCTTACTTGCACGACATCGTCGGGTCACCTTGTAATCGCTTGTGAAATATATTACAATTGTCATGTTGATATATTTATCACAAAGGCGGGGAAATCAGTGGAAATCCAAGTGTGTATCGGCAGTGGTTGTCATCTCAAGGGGGCTCACTATGTGATTAAACGTCTAAAAGAACTAGTAGCGGAACACAACGCTGCCAAGACAATCAGATTGACGGCCTCTTTTTGTCAGGAGATGTGCACTGAGGGCGTAGCTGTGCGTATAAACGGGGTTGTAGTTAAGCATGTGAGCACAGATAATATCGACACTATTTTTTACGAGGCAGTGGCCAGATAATGAGCGTTATTACTTCACTAACGGCGAAGTGCAAGGACTGCCACCGATGCATCCGTGCCTGCCATGTTAAGGCCATTAGCCTGCGCAATGGGCAGGCAAGGATTGTCCCCGAGAAGTGTGTGGTATGCGGACAATGTGTTGCAGCCTGTCCACAGCACGCTAAGCACGTAAGTGACTGTACAGAAAAACTTTTGGCATGGCTCAACCAAGGGGAAGTTGTGGTCGCCAGCCTAGCGCCGTCATTTCCCGCAGCTTTCCCGCACCTAGACCCATTGCAGGTGTTAGCTGGGTTACAAGCCATAGGGCTTAGCCTTGTTGAAGAGACTGCGCTTGCCGCCTTGCCTGTTGCTAAACACTACAGCAACATGCGCCTTAAAAGTGAGCTTGGCCTGACAATCTCCTCCTGCTGTCCTGTAGTCGTCAACCTAATTGAGATCTACTTCCCCGAGTTAGTGCCACACCTTGCCGCTACCGTATCGCCTATGGTTTTGCATAGCCGCAGTCTGCGCCAGCGGTTCCCCGACGCTAAGGTCATCTTCATTGGGCCATGTGCCGGTAAAGTTGACGAGGCATTGCAGCCCTTTGCGCAGGACGGCTTGGACGCAGTGCTTACGTTTCGTCAGCTAGCAGCCCTATGGCACAAGCTGGGTGTAGACCCAAAAACGCTTACCCCTGTTGAGTTGCACACTGCATCAGATAACGCTGCGCGGTTGTACCCGCTTGAGCGCGGGATCATCACGTCCAGCAAGCTAGAGTCAGGGGTTACCCGCTCTAGCGTGAGCGTCGCTGGAGTGGAGGATTGTGTCGAGCTGTTTACTGACCTATCGGCAGGACGCTTGCGACCGTCCTTTGTAGAAGCGCTAGGTTGCCACGGCGGTTGCGTCGGTGGGTCAGAAATGCCCTCTCCTGTGAGCGTGCAAGCGCGCAAAGATGCCGTAATACGGTACCACGAGCGTATCGAGATGTTGCCAGAATTAACACCTAGTCCTAAAGCGGAGCTCGCCCTAGAAGGCGTCCCAATGCGCTCTTTCACTAACCGCAGGTATGTGGCAAACTCCCCTCCCGAGGAAGAGATTAGCCGAGTGCTGATGACCATTGGCAAAGAAAGCAGTGTTGACGAACGCAACTGCGGCGGATGCGGCTACCTGACTTGTCGTGAAAAGGCCGTGGCAACTTTGCAGGGGTTTGCGGAACTCGAGATGTGCATACCGTTTATGCGCGCTAAGTTTGAATCGCTTTCCCATCTGGTGGTTGAGTCTTCTCCAAACGGCGTAATCATTGTCAATAGCGACCTGACGATTCATCAGTTTAATGCCGAAGCGCAGCGCATGTTCAACCCTGAGGCAAAGCAAACAAAGGATGTCTGCCTGGCAGCGTTTCTAGATCCCAAAGACTTTATCGAAGTGTTAGCTACAGGCAAGTCTTTATATCTGCGGGTGGAATACGCGGCTCTCGGGCTGGTCACCCGCCAGGTAATCTATGCATTGCCCGCCTATAGCCTAGTGGTAGGTATCATTACGGATATCACGGAGGATGAGCGCCGCCATCGCGAGCTCGAGGCAAAACACCAGGTAACCATTCAGCGTGCGACGGCCGTTATCGCAAATCAAATGAAGTTAGCGCAGCAGATAGCGGGGCTTCTTGGTGAATCAACGGCAGCGACAAAGGCGACCCTTTTTGAGTTAATCAGTAGCTTGACAGATGGAAATGGAGTCACCAGCAAATGAAATTAACAGCCGATGTAGCTGCAGCACGAGGGAGTAAGCATAAGGAAGAGCTATGTGGGGACGTTTTCCAGCTAGTGCGATCCCCCGGCAAGATTACCGCAATTCTCTCCGATGGCCTTGGTAGCGGTGTTAAGGCCAACATTATGGCTACGCTGACAACCAAAATTGCCTGTGGCCTCCTAGAACGCGATGTTCCGATTGACCATGTCGTTTCCACGATTGTTGATACGCTGCCTAGCTGTAGCGAGCGTGGCCTAGCCTATGCTACGTTTAGCATTTTGCAGATTAGAGCAGATGGCAACGCGCAGCTATACGAATACGATTCGCCCCCGGCGCTCTTCTTTCGCGATGATTGCTTGGTACCCATCGAGCGCCACACACGTGTCATCTGCGGCAAGAAGATCACAGAGGCAT
This window harbors:
- a CDS encoding molybdopterin-dependent oxidoreductase, encoding MTNPISEIEGAGAILVTGSNPAENHPIIGYRIRKAVRNGAKLIVVDPRQTKFARAASIHLQLKPGTDVALCNGLAHVIIKEGLEAKEYVANRTHGFENLKKMVAKYTPEYVSVITGVPAEKIIAAARIFAQADVASIFYCMGVTQHTSGTENVLALANLSLLTGNLGKAHGGMNPLRGQNNVQGACDMGCLPNVLPGYQPVHSDRDTGTYWQRVKKSGPSEEQDDCEQSKETITSVELEQPIPVSASVSDYVRAKFSKAWSVELSDVPGRTIAEMFHFLPSRRNQVMYIVGENPMVSSPNVDIVRESLIGMDFVIVQDIFFTETAEYADVVLPAASFAEKDGTFINTERRVQLIRKAVNPPGESKADWEILQELANRFGLNWNYSNTKEIWDEVMQLTPHYFGGMSYERLEKGGLQWPCPTPEHPGTAFLHKDKFSRGIGQFSTVEYRPRAAEAADNEFPFILTTSRQLYHFHTRTMTGKSEGLNQLLSEELMQINPADAAALQLYDGDLVIVTSRRGSIKSKVQLSEQVPPGLVSMSFHFADTPVNVLTDPAVCNMSVVSGLKVTAVRLEKAERL
- the fdhD gene encoding formate dehydrogenase accessory sulfurtransferase FdhD, giving the protein MSIRVNGHRYATLMCTPAAIEYLVLGYLLSSGVIHALLDVSSIEIDESNLIAKVSLAVPFSPDTREKALTTGCGKGEIYLEVLQSCRRNDTAMIVCAADILSLVSRFNKGSLLFQETGGVHSGAICSTEEILLFHEDIGRHSAVDKLLGEALAKRLNLADKLLLTSGRLSSEILLKAAKQSIPMIVSRSAPTALAIELALRLNVTLVGFARGNRMNIYSGEGRIRA
- a CDS encoding molybdenum cofactor guanylyltransferase, with amino-acid sequence MEETGTAIILAGGRSTRMGFGKEDLVINGERLLYYLYDTLRMRFAQVIVVSNTLAGSDTKKLEVVSDELVGFGPLGGIHAGLQAAKSRYSYVLACDMPHLNMDYVSFLQSRLPSPDREISALVTAVGCRMEPFNGFYNRSLIDPIRVFVATGRKSLTEFLRSQNAVLVDEETARRFSQDWSMFANINTPSDLLALTTSLATKGCRTLDKD
- a CDS encoding (2Fe-2S) ferredoxin domain-containing protein, whose translation is MEIQVCIGSGCHLKGAHYVIKRLKELVAEHNAAKTIRLTASFCQEMCTEGVAVRINGVVVKHVSTDNIDTIFYEAVAR
- a CDS encoding 4Fe-4S binding protein; translated protein: MSVITSLTAKCKDCHRCIRACHVKAISLRNGQARIVPEKCVVCGQCVAACPQHAKHVSDCTEKLLAWLNQGEVVVASLAPSFPAAFPHLDPLQVLAGLQAIGLSLVEETALAALPVAKHYSNMRLKSELGLTISSCCPVVVNLIEIYFPELVPHLAATVSPMVLHSRSLRQRFPDAKVIFIGPCAGKVDEALQPFAQDGLDAVLTFRQLAALWHKLGVDPKTLTPVELHTASDNAARLYPLERGIITSSKLESGVTRSSVSVAGVEDCVELFTDLSAGRLRPSFVEALGCHGGCVGGSEMPSPVSVQARKDAVIRYHERIEMLPELTPSPKAELALEGVPMRSFTNRRYVANSPPEEEISRVLMTIGKESSVDERNCGGCGYLTCREKAVATLQGFAELEMCIPFMRAKFESLSHLVVESSPNGVIIVNSDLTIHQFNAEAQRMFNPEAKQTKDVCLAAFLDPKDFIEVLATGKSLYLRVEYAALGLVTRQVIYALPAYSLVVGIITDITEDERRHRELEAKHQVTIQRATAVIANQMKLAQQIAGLLGESTAATKATLFELISSLTDGNGVTSK